A window of Raineyella sp. W15-4 contains these coding sequences:
- the rsgA gene encoding ribosome small subunit-dependent GTPase A: MTPRYGIRADDHEGFDRPGRGSRPRTKDRPDYSVKPVGRVIGIDRGRYACILEGRVPSPEARVVATKARALGRKGVIVGDRVHLDGDVSGEEGTLARIVEVLERTSVLRRTADDDDPYERPIVANADQLVIVTALADPPPRTGMIDRILVAGYDAGIRPLLCLTKADLASPAELRAAYEPLGVPVVVIDPDASLAPLQAELAGHTSVLVGHSGVGKSTLVNRLIPEADRQTGQVNAVTGRGRHTSTSAVALELPDGAGWVIDTPGVRSFGLSHVRPASIIEAFPDLAEHTLDCPRGCTHEAGAPGCGLDAAVAAEAVSEVRVASYRRMLAHRNDRG, encoded by the coding sequence GTGACCCCGCGGTACGGGATCCGGGCCGACGACCACGAGGGCTTCGACCGTCCCGGCCGGGGCAGCCGGCCGCGGACCAAGGACCGGCCGGACTATTCCGTCAAGCCGGTCGGCCGGGTGATCGGCATCGACCGCGGCCGCTATGCCTGCATCCTGGAGGGCCGGGTGCCCTCCCCCGAGGCCCGGGTAGTGGCCACCAAGGCTCGGGCGCTGGGCCGCAAGGGCGTCATCGTCGGCGACCGGGTCCATCTGGACGGCGACGTCTCCGGCGAGGAGGGCACCCTGGCCCGGATCGTCGAGGTGCTGGAGCGGACCAGTGTGCTGCGCCGCACTGCGGACGACGACGATCCGTACGAACGACCGATCGTCGCCAACGCCGACCAGCTGGTGATCGTCACCGCGCTGGCCGATCCGCCGCCCCGGACCGGGATGATCGACCGCATCCTGGTCGCCGGGTACGACGCCGGGATCCGGCCGCTGCTGTGCCTGACCAAGGCCGACCTGGCCTCCCCCGCGGAGCTGCGCGCGGCGTACGAGCCGCTCGGAGTGCCCGTCGTGGTGATTGACCCGGACGCCTCCTTGGCGCCGCTGCAGGCCGAACTGGCCGGCCACACCAGCGTCCTGGTCGGTCACTCCGGGGTGGGCAAGTCCACCCTGGTCAACCGGTTGATCCCGGAGGCGGACCGGCAGACCGGCCAGGTGAACGCGGTGACCGGTCGGGGCCGGCACACCTCCACCTCGGCCGTCGCCCTGGAACTGCCCGACGGCGCGGGATGGGTGATCGACACCCCCGGCGTACGCTCCTTCGGCCTGTCCCACGTCCGCCCCGCGTCGATCATCGAGGCCTTCCCCGACCTGGCCGAGCACACCCTCGACTGCCCCCGCGGCTGCACCCACGAGGCCGGCGCCCCCGGCTGCGGCCTGGATGCGGCGGTCGCTGCCGAGGCGGTGTCGGAGGTCCGGGTGGCCTCCTACCGGCGGATGCTGGCCCACCGGAACGACCGGGGCTGA
- a CDS encoding inositol monophosphatase family protein → MSATSSPAFPVNDDLGVALLLADAADTISLARFLALDLEVSTKPDLTPVSDADLAVEDELRELLAGLRPADAVHGEERADTGHAQRRWIIDPIDGTKNYVRGVPVWATLIALMDGPDVVTATVSAPALGRRWWAARGDGAWTRVLGRHAAPCRVSTVADLRDASLSFSSLSGWFDLGRGDRFVQLTRDIWRTRGFGDFWSYMLVAEGAVDVATEPDLELHDMAACSLIVTEAGGRFSNLDGHDGPVGRSAVASNGLLHAAVLDRLGR, encoded by the coding sequence ATGAGCGCGACCTCCTCCCCGGCCTTCCCCGTCAACGACGACCTGGGGGTGGCGCTGTTGCTGGCCGATGCCGCGGACACCATCTCGCTGGCCCGGTTCCTCGCCCTCGATCTCGAGGTCTCCACCAAGCCCGACCTGACCCCGGTCAGCGATGCGGACCTGGCGGTGGAGGACGAGCTGCGCGAGCTGCTGGCGGGGCTGCGACCGGCGGACGCGGTCCACGGGGAGGAACGGGCGGACACCGGCCACGCGCAGCGGCGCTGGATCATCGACCCGATCGACGGCACCAAGAACTATGTCCGCGGGGTGCCGGTGTGGGCCACCCTGATCGCCCTGATGGACGGCCCGGACGTGGTCACCGCCACGGTCAGCGCTCCCGCCCTCGGCCGACGGTGGTGGGCGGCCCGCGGTGACGGCGCCTGGACCCGGGTGCTCGGCCGGCACGCGGCGCCCTGTCGGGTCTCCACCGTCGCGGACCTGCGGGACGCCTCACTGTCGTTCTCGTCGCTGTCCGGGTGGTTCGACCTCGGCCGGGGCGACCGGTTCGTGCAGCTGACCCGGGACATCTGGCGGACCCGCGGGTTCGGCGACTTCTGGTCCTACATGCTGGTCGCCGAGGGCGCGGTCGACGTGGCCACCGAGCCCGACCTGGAGTTGCACGACATGGCCGCCTGCAGCCTGATCGTCACCGAGGCCGGCGGCCGGTTCAGCAATCTCGACGGACACGACGGCCCGGTCGGCCGCAGCGCCGTCGCGTCCAACGGGCTGCTCCACGCCGCGGTGCTCGACCGGCTCGGCCGGTAG
- the serA gene encoding phosphoglycerate dehydrogenase, with product MKALLLENIHQSAVQALEAFGMDVQHEKGAMDEAELIAALDGVDLLGIRSKTQVTRRILEARPDLMAVGAFCIGTNQIDLKAATDTATAVFNAPYSNTRSVVELAIAEIIGMARHLTDRSSELHRGEWKKSAKGSHEIRGRKLGIVGYGNIGSQLSVIAEAMGMQVYFYDIADRLALGNAHKCSSLQQLLETAEVVSLHVDGREENVNLFGAEEFAMMRDRALFLNLCRGFVVDLDALRDNLLSGHIAGAAIDVFPEEPKKNGEPFTSVLQGIPNVILTPHVGGSTQEAQEDIGHFVSGKLLDYVRSGSTNMSVNMPELHLDSHVDHARLLHLHKNVPGVLAKVNGVLGEHGVNIERQQLSTRGELGYVVTDTLTALDRDLIEALLDMPETIRLATIG from the coding sequence GTGAAGGCACTTCTTCTGGAGAACATCCACCAGTCAGCGGTCCAGGCCCTCGAGGCGTTCGGGATGGACGTCCAGCACGAGAAGGGCGCGATGGACGAGGCGGAGCTGATCGCCGCGCTGGACGGCGTCGACCTGCTCGGCATCCGCTCCAAGACCCAGGTGACCCGCCGTATCCTCGAGGCGCGGCCGGACCTGATGGCGGTCGGCGCGTTCTGCATCGGCACCAACCAGATCGATCTGAAGGCCGCGACCGACACCGCCACCGCGGTGTTCAACGCGCCGTACTCGAACACCCGCTCGGTCGTCGAGCTGGCCATCGCCGAGATCATCGGCATGGCTCGCCACCTCACCGATCGCAGCAGCGAGCTGCACCGGGGGGAATGGAAGAAGTCGGCGAAGGGCTCGCACGAGATCCGCGGCCGCAAGCTCGGCATCGTCGGCTACGGCAACATCGGCTCCCAGCTGTCGGTCATCGCCGAGGCGATGGGCATGCAGGTGTACTTCTACGACATTGCCGACCGGCTGGCCCTGGGCAACGCGCACAAGTGCTCGTCGCTGCAGCAGCTGCTGGAGACCGCCGAGGTGGTCAGCCTGCACGTCGACGGTCGCGAGGAGAACGTCAACCTCTTCGGCGCCGAGGAGTTCGCGATGATGCGGGACCGGGCGCTGTTCCTCAACCTGTGCCGCGGCTTCGTCGTCGACCTCGACGCGCTGCGCGACAACCTGCTGTCCGGCCACATCGCCGGCGCGGCGATCGACGTCTTCCCCGAGGAGCCGAAGAAGAACGGCGAGCCGTTCACCTCGGTGCTGCAGGGCATCCCCAACGTCATCCTCACCCCGCATGTCGGTGGATCGACCCAGGAAGCCCAGGAGGACATCGGTCACTTCGTCTCCGGCAAGCTGCTCGACTACGTCCGCTCGGGCTCGACGAACATGTCGGTCAACATGCCGGAGCTGCACCTCGACAGCCACGTCGACCACGCCCGCCTGCTGCACCTGCACAAGAACGTCCCCGGTGTGCTCGCCAAGGTCAACGGCGTGCTCGGCGAGCACGGCGTGAACATCGAGCGCCAGCAGCTGTCCACCCGCGGTGAGCTCGGCTACGTGGTGACCGACACGCTGACCGCGCTGGACCGCGACCTGATCGAGGCACTGCTGGACATGCCGGAGACGATCCGGCTGGCCACCATCGGCTGA
- a CDS encoding ATP-binding cassette domain-containing protein: MTSAAAGDEEPLYRVTGVVRRYDRAERPAVDHITLDVRRGERLGIVGESGSGKSTLIRMMAALDRPTSGSITFRGTELTDRPERRLGFLRAAVQMVFQDPRTSLDPRMTVAASITEPLRSRRVRGRDTVPVDRRARLAQVMRQVGLDPADAGRFPHEFSGGQRQRIALARALAPRPEVLIADEPVSALDVSVRAQVLNLIGDLVAAEGLTLVFVSHDLAVVRHLCERVVVMTAGRVVEEGPAERIWAAPRHPYTRALLAAVPRLPE; encoded by the coding sequence ATGACCTCCGCAGCCGCCGGGGACGAGGAGCCGCTCTACCGGGTGACCGGGGTGGTCCGGCGCTACGACCGGGCCGAACGGCCGGCCGTCGACCACATCACCCTGGACGTCCGCCGCGGCGAGCGGCTCGGCATCGTGGGGGAGTCAGGGTCGGGGAAGTCCACCCTGATCCGGATGATGGCGGCCCTCGACCGGCCGACCAGCGGCAGCATCACCTTCCGCGGCACCGAGCTGACCGACCGGCCCGAGCGACGACTCGGCTTCCTGCGGGCCGCGGTGCAGATGGTCTTCCAGGACCCCCGGACGTCCCTGGACCCGCGGATGACCGTGGCGGCCAGCATCACCGAGCCGCTCCGGTCCCGACGGGTCCGCGGCCGGGACACGGTGCCCGTCGACCGTCGTGCCCGGCTCGCCCAGGTGATGCGCCAGGTCGGTCTCGACCCCGCCGATGCCGGGCGGTTCCCGCACGAGTTCAGCGGCGGCCAGCGGCAGCGGATCGCGCTGGCCCGGGCGCTGGCGCCCCGGCCCGAGGTGCTGATCGCCGACGAACCGGTGTCCGCGCTGGACGTGTCGGTCCGCGCCCAGGTGCTCAACCTGATCGGTGACCTGGTGGCTGCCGAGGGACTGACCCTGGTGTTCGTCAGCCACGACCTGGCCGTCGTCCGGCACCTGTGCGAGCGGGTCGTGGTGATGACCGCGGGCCGGGTGGTGGAGGAGGGCCCGGCCGAGCGGATCTGGGCCGCCCCGCGCCACCCGTACACCCGCGCGTTGCTGGCCGCCGTCCCGCGACTGCCGGAGTGA
- a CDS encoding ABC transporter permease: MKRAALVAGAVLVAGTLLTALLSLFATPYDPVAVVPGALLLPPGPQHWLGTDGYGIDILSRIMVGARIAAAVGVVAVAIAAVVGVPLGILAGAGSGAARQTERRTGWVSGLVMRANDILYAFPAMLLAIMLAAVFGGSTGTAMVAIGVANIPPFVRVARAATLQVMVSDFVLAARGAGTGPAGIAVRHVLPNIAPVVAVQASMAFGMSILSEAALSYLGLSTPLPTPTWGRMLNEAQAYLYTAPMLAVWPGLAIGLAVLGFNLLGDGLRDLLDPRLRETGR, encoded by the coding sequence ATGAAGCGCGCCGCGCTGGTCGCCGGGGCGGTACTGGTCGCCGGCACGCTGCTCACCGCTCTACTCTCGCTGTTCGCCACCCCGTACGATCCGGTGGCAGTGGTCCCCGGGGCGCTGCTGCTGCCGCCGGGGCCGCAGCACTGGTTGGGCACCGACGGCTACGGCATCGACATCCTGTCCCGGATCATGGTCGGCGCCCGGATCGCCGCGGCGGTCGGCGTCGTCGCCGTCGCGATCGCCGCCGTCGTCGGGGTTCCACTGGGCATCCTGGCGGGCGCCGGCTCCGGCGCCGCCCGGCAGACGGAACGCCGCACCGGCTGGGTGTCCGGCCTGGTGATGCGGGCCAACGACATCCTCTACGCCTTCCCGGCAATGTTGTTGGCGATCATGCTGGCGGCGGTGTTCGGCGGCTCCACCGGCACCGCGATGGTGGCGATCGGGGTGGCCAACATCCCGCCGTTCGTCCGGGTCGCCCGGGCCGCGACACTCCAGGTGATGGTGTCGGACTTCGTCCTGGCGGCCCGCGGTGCCGGCACCGGGCCGGCCGGCATCGCGGTCCGCCACGTGCTGCCGAACATCGCCCCGGTGGTGGCTGTGCAGGCGTCGATGGCCTTCGGCATGTCGATCCTCTCCGAGGCGGCGTTGAGCTACCTCGGCCTGTCGACCCCGCTGCCCACCCCGACCTGGGGCCGGATGCTCAACGAAGCACAGGCCTACCTCTACACCGCCCCGATGCTGGCGGTCTGGCCGGGGCTGGCGATCGGCCTGGCGGTGCTCGGCTTCAACCTGCTCGGCGACGGCCTGCGCGACCTGCTGGATCCCCGGCTGCGAGAGACCGGACGATGA
- a CDS encoding ABC transporter permease, whose protein sequence is MPLRLVRRLAVFLASVLVASVLVFWVGSALPGNVAQVVLGVQATPEAVARLEHDFGLDRPWPVRYLSWLGGLLHGDLGRSYLTGEPVLGQVIPRLGVTGWLVGLAMLLAVLLAVPTGMWAAVRRRHADGFAVSALSQVGLAVPGFWLGILATLLFAVRLGWLPANGYVPLSAGVGGWAAHLVLPVAALALVQASVLTRYVRSATIEVLKEDYYRTARAGGWRTVPALLRHGLRNISLPVVTVIGLQLSTLLAGAIIIESVFALPGLGRLLLDAVAQRDLMVVQGIVLLLVLAVLTINALVDLSYALLDPRLRAERRGRG, encoded by the coding sequence CTGCCGCTGCGGCTGGTGCGGCGGCTGGCGGTCTTCCTGGCCAGCGTCCTGGTCGCCTCGGTGCTGGTGTTCTGGGTCGGCTCCGCACTGCCCGGCAACGTCGCCCAGGTGGTGCTCGGCGTCCAGGCCACCCCGGAGGCAGTGGCCCGGCTCGAGCACGACTTCGGCCTCGACCGGCCCTGGCCGGTGCGCTACCTGTCCTGGCTGGGCGGGCTGCTGCACGGCGACCTGGGCCGGTCCTACCTCACCGGCGAGCCGGTGCTGGGGCAGGTGATCCCGCGGCTCGGGGTGACCGGCTGGCTGGTCGGGCTGGCGATGCTGCTCGCCGTGCTGCTCGCGGTGCCGACCGGGATGTGGGCCGCCGTCCGCCGCCGGCACGCCGACGGCTTCGCGGTGTCCGCCCTCTCCCAGGTCGGCCTGGCGGTGCCCGGCTTCTGGCTCGGCATCCTCGCCACCCTGCTGTTCGCCGTCCGACTCGGCTGGCTACCCGCCAACGGCTACGTCCCGCTCTCCGCCGGGGTCGGCGGCTGGGCCGCGCACCTGGTCCTCCCGGTCGCCGCCCTCGCCCTCGTCCAGGCCTCGGTACTCACCCGCTACGTCCGCTCCGCGACGATCGAGGTGCTCAAGGAGGACTACTACCGGACCGCCCGGGCCGGCGGGTGGCGTACGGTGCCGGCCCTGCTCCGGCACGGGCTGCGGAACATCTCGCTGCCGGTGGTGACGGTGATCGGTCTGCAGCTGTCGACCCTGCTGGCCGGGGCGATCATCATCGAATCGGTCTTCGCGCTGCCCGGGCTCGGCCGGCTGCTGCTCGACGCGGTGGCCCAGCGCGACCTGATGGTGGTGCAGGGCATCGTCCTGCTCCTCGTCCTCGCGGTGCTGACGATCAACGCCTTGGTCGACCTGTCCTACGCCCTGCTCGACCCCCGTCTGCGCGCCGAGCGGAGGGGCCGCGGATGA
- a CDS encoding ABC transporter substrate-binding protein encodes MRRRLGIVVAWVTGLAVLLAGCSGQGARSSGSHLPANTLVIGATAEPPTLDPTMNNAAAIPQVLLYNVYETLVKVDSTGQLQGLLAKEWTVSPDRRTYTFHLEPGASFASGRPLTAADVKWSIERILSAETSTVLKTQMSVVDNVATPDDHTAVVTLKRPSNSWLWNMSSTAGIIFDSGSGADFATTPAGSGPYALKAWTKGSQIELVRNDRYWGTRARPDTVTFRYFTDATAMNAAMLSGDLNVISNVQAPQALDRFSDTTKYTVMQGTTNGEVVLGMNNLNPALKDKRVRQAISYAIDRKALLDSVWNGKGTLIGSMVPPTDPWYQDLSGAYPYDPAKAKELLTEAGYAKGLTLRLRLPTLAYAKGAGQFVQSQLAAVGITVVIDELEFPARWIDVVMRQGDYDLTIVAHVEPRDLVNFADPSYYWHYDSEQFRTLMAAADAGTAQEYIDDQRAAAKLLSDDAAADWLFLLPNLVVTSPQVTGLNANATSLSFDVTRAAVGS; translated from the coding sequence ATGCGTCGTCGACTGGGGATTGTGGTGGCCTGGGTGACCGGGCTGGCGGTGCTGCTGGCCGGCTGCTCGGGTCAGGGCGCCCGTTCCTCGGGGAGCCACCTGCCCGCGAACACCCTGGTGATCGGCGCCACCGCCGAACCGCCCACCCTCGACCCGACGATGAACAACGCCGCCGCCATCCCGCAGGTGCTGCTCTACAACGTCTACGAGACCCTGGTGAAGGTCGACAGCACCGGTCAGCTGCAGGGCCTGCTGGCCAAGGAGTGGACGGTGAGCCCGGACCGGCGGACGTACACCTTCCACCTGGAGCCGGGGGCGAGCTTCGCCTCCGGTCGCCCGCTCACCGCGGCCGACGTGAAGTGGAGCATCGAGCGGATCCTCAGCGCCGAGACCAGCACCGTGCTGAAGACCCAGATGTCGGTGGTGGACAACGTCGCCACGCCGGACGACCACACCGCCGTGGTCACCCTGAAGCGCCCGTCGAACAGCTGGCTGTGGAACATGAGCTCCACCGCGGGGATCATCTTCGACTCCGGCTCCGGGGCGGACTTCGCGACCACCCCCGCCGGCTCCGGACCGTACGCCCTGAAGGCCTGGACCAAGGGGTCCCAGATCGAGCTGGTGCGCAACGACCGGTACTGGGGCACCCGGGCCCGTCCGGACACCGTCACCTTCCGCTACTTCACCGACGCCACTGCGATGAACGCCGCGATGCTGTCCGGTGACCTCAACGTGATCTCCAACGTGCAGGCGCCGCAGGCACTGGACCGCTTTTCCGACACCACGAAGTACACGGTGATGCAGGGCACCACCAACGGCGAGGTGGTGCTCGGGATGAACAACCTCAACCCCGCGCTGAAGGACAAGCGGGTGCGCCAGGCGATCAGCTACGCCATCGACCGCAAGGCGCTGCTCGACTCGGTCTGGAACGGCAAGGGGACGCTGATCGGCTCGATGGTGCCGCCGACCGACCCCTGGTACCAGGACCTGTCCGGCGCTTACCCGTACGATCCAGCCAAGGCGAAGGAGCTGCTGACGGAGGCCGGCTACGCCAAGGGCCTCACCCTGCGGCTGCGACTGCCCACCCTGGCGTACGCCAAGGGCGCCGGCCAGTTCGTGCAGAGCCAGCTGGCCGCCGTCGGGATCACCGTGGTGATCGACGAACTGGAGTTCCCCGCCCGGTGGATCGATGTGGTGATGCGGCAGGGTGACTACGACCTGACCATCGTGGCGCACGTCGAACCGCGTGACCTGGTCAACTTCGCCGACCCGTCGTACTACTGGCACTACGACTCCGAGCAGTTCCGGACGCTGATGGCCGCCGCCGACGCCGGGACCGCCCAGGAGTACATCGACGACCAGCGGGCCGCGGCGAAGCTGCTCTCCGACGACGCAGCCGCCGACTGGCTGTTCCTGTTGCCCAACCTCGTCGTCACCTCCCCGCAGGTCACCGGCCTCAACGCCAATGCCACGTCGCTGAGCTTCGACGTGACCCGGGCCGCAGTGGGGAGCTAA
- a CDS encoding P1 family peptidase, with translation MIEGFSIGHHDARGDGWLTGTTVVLARDGATAGVDVRGGGPGTRETDLLRPTAMVHDIHAVVLTGGSAYGLAAADGAMAGLEERGIGFPVPAPPADPPAAVVPIVPAAVIFDLGRGGVSAHRPDASFGSRALDAAFRADLGPGELPPVGSVGAGTGAVCGGLRGGFGYAERIAGPFRIGAALVLNASGPAVDERTGRPWADTLGSLPAPTADQRAAIAEALHWVPTLPLNTTIATVLTDATLDRDQTTKVAQVAHDGLARAVRPVHRMFDGDTMFCLASGRVPVDPATDPRRLFDLLLTAAADVVEEACLVALLAATTAGLWPAYADLVPEVRRPAG, from the coding sequence ATGATCGAAGGCTTCTCCATCGGCCATCACGATGCCCGTGGTGACGGCTGGCTGACCGGGACGACGGTCGTCCTGGCCCGTGACGGCGCCACCGCCGGCGTCGACGTCCGCGGTGGCGGTCCCGGGACCCGGGAGACGGATCTGCTCCGGCCCACCGCGATGGTCCATGACATCCATGCGGTGGTCCTCACCGGAGGCAGTGCGTACGGGCTGGCCGCCGCTGACGGGGCGATGGCGGGTCTGGAGGAGCGCGGGATCGGCTTCCCGGTGCCGGCGCCCCCGGCCGATCCGCCGGCCGCGGTGGTGCCGATCGTGCCCGCCGCGGTCATCTTCGATCTCGGCCGCGGTGGGGTGAGCGCTCATCGGCCTGACGCCAGCTTCGGGTCACGGGCGCTGGACGCCGCCTTCCGGGCCGACCTCGGACCGGGCGAGCTGCCCCCGGTCGGCTCGGTCGGTGCCGGCACCGGAGCGGTCTGCGGCGGTCTGCGCGGCGGATTCGGCTATGCGGAGCGGATCGCCGGGCCGTTCCGGATCGGCGCCGCGTTGGTGCTCAACGCCTCGGGCCCGGCGGTGGACGAACGTACCGGCCGGCCTTGGGCGGACACTCTCGGGTCGCTGCCCGCCCCCACCGCGGACCAGCGGGCGGCGATCGCCGAGGCCCTCCACTGGGTGCCGACCCTGCCGCTCAATACCACCATCGCGACGGTGCTCACCGACGCGACGCTGGACCGGGACCAGACGACGAAGGTGGCCCAGGTGGCCCACGACGGGCTGGCCCGCGCCGTCCGGCCGGTGCATCGGATGTTCGACGGAGACACGATGTTCTGTCTGGCCTCCGGCCGGGTGCCGGTTGACCCCGCCACCGACCCGAGACGACTGTTCGATCTGCTGCTCACCGCGGCCGCCGACGTGGTCGAGGAGGCCTGCCTGGTGGCGCTGCTCGCCGCCACCACGGCCGGGCTCTGGCCGGCGTACGCCGATCTCGTTCCCGAGGTGCGACGGCCGGCCGGGTGA
- a CDS encoding pitrilysin family protein, with amino-acid sequence MAQPSVHLDYPVHERRLDNGLRVVVSPDHATPTVAVNLWYDVGSRHERPHRTGLAHLFEHLMFQGSGHVGSAQHIAILEAVGATANATTSFDRTNYFESGPVGVLDLALWLEADRMGTLLSALDQVNLDNQRDVVKEEKRQRYDNVPYGDAFRHLLALSFPERHPYAHPTIGSMADLDAARLDDVRIFFQAHYLPGNAVLSIVGDVTPDEAWRKADHHFSPIAPRILGERPATGPLPPLTGVPRVDLEQPVPADAVYLSWRLPALDTRAYDALALAMDVLGDGQTSRLHRALVRDRGLAESAGSGTVGLIDGTSLGFVVARAREGTTAGQLEEALGEVLTDYLASGPTPDELARARAQHELVALQELASIADRADLLSGYATLYDDPTLVNRHLPEVLALSDEEITAGPAEYLRPEHRATLAYHSTLQRGAA; translated from the coding sequence ATGGCCCAGCCGTCCGTCCACCTCGACTACCCCGTCCACGAGCGTCGGCTCGACAACGGGCTGCGGGTGGTGGTGAGTCCGGATCACGCCACCCCGACGGTCGCGGTCAACCTGTGGTACGACGTCGGGTCCCGCCACGAGCGGCCGCACCGCACCGGACTGGCGCACCTGTTCGAGCACCTGATGTTCCAGGGGTCGGGGCACGTCGGGTCGGCGCAGCACATCGCGATCCTGGAGGCGGTCGGCGCCACCGCCAACGCCACCACCTCGTTCGACCGGACCAACTACTTCGAGAGCGGTCCGGTCGGCGTCCTCGACCTCGCCCTGTGGCTGGAGGCCGACCGGATGGGTACGCTGCTGTCCGCCCTCGACCAGGTCAACCTCGACAACCAGCGCGACGTCGTCAAGGAGGAGAAGCGGCAGCGCTACGACAACGTGCCGTACGGGGATGCGTTCCGCCACCTGTTGGCGCTGTCCTTCCCGGAACGGCACCCGTACGCCCACCCCACCATCGGCTCGATGGCGGACCTCGACGCGGCCCGCCTGGACGACGTCCGGATCTTCTTCCAGGCGCACTACCTGCCCGGCAACGCCGTGCTGTCGATCGTCGGGGATGTCACCCCGGACGAGGCCTGGCGGAAGGCCGACCATCACTTCTCCCCGATCGCTCCGCGGATCCTCGGCGAGCGGCCGGCCACCGGGCCGCTGCCGCCGCTCACCGGGGTGCCCCGGGTCGACCTCGAGCAGCCGGTGCCGGCGGACGCCGTCTACCTGAGCTGGCGGCTGCCGGCTCTCGACACCCGCGCGTACGACGCTCTCGCGCTGGCGATGGACGTGCTCGGCGACGGCCAGACGTCCCGCCTGCACCGGGCGCTGGTCCGCGACCGCGGCCTCGCCGAGTCCGCCGGCAGCGGCACGGTCGGGCTGATCGACGGCACCTCGCTCGGCTTCGTGGTCGCCCGGGCCCGGGAGGGCACCACCGCCGGACAGCTCGAGGAAGCCCTGGGCGAGGTGCTCACCGACTACCTGGCGAGCGGCCCGACGCCCGACGAACTCGCCCGGGCCCGCGCCCAGCACGAACTGGTCGCCCTGCAGGAACTCGCCTCGATCGCCGACCGGGCCGACCTGCTGTCCGGCTACGCGACCCTGTACGACGACCCGACCCTGGTGAACCGGCACCTGCCCGAGGTGCTGGCCCTGTCCGACGAGGAGATCACCGCAGGCCCGGCCGAGTACCTCCGCCCGGAGCATCGGGCCACCCTTGCCTACCATTCCACGCTGCAGCGAGGTGCGGCATGA